The DNA segment TAGATCTCGACGGCGCGATCCAAAAGATCGATCGAGGCAAGGGGGCGCCCCTCGGCCGCCAGGAGGAGCCCCTCCGCCACCAGGCTCTCGGCGTACTCCATGTGCCTCTCGCCGAGGAGCCGGCGACGCTGGTCGGCGGCCGGTGCCACGAGAGCCTCCGCCTCGGCGAGCCGTCCCCGTCGGACGAGCGCGACCCCCAGGTGGCTCATCGACCGGGCGACGAGGTAATGCTCGGCTCCGTACAGCTTCCGGCGGATCTCGAGCGCCTGCAAGGCCGCCCCAGCGGCCTCTTCGAACCTCCCCTGAGCGAAAAGGGCGAGCCCTAGACCGTCGCGCATCTCGGCCTCCTGCTCGTCGCCTCCTCCCGACGCGCTCGACTCGATCGAGGCGAGGATCGCGCGGTAGAGCGATTCCGCCTCAACCGGCTTGCCGGTGTCGTGGAGGAGGAGCGCGAGGTTTCCCCGGACGAGCATGGTGTGCTCGTGGCCGGCGCCGAGTAGCTCGGTGTCCAGCGCGAGCGACTCACGGTAAAGCGTTTCCGCCTCATCGAAGCGGCCCAGCTCGTGGAGGGCCAGCGCCCGTGCGTTGAGCGTCGACGCGACCTCGGGGGTGCGGCCGCCGCGGATCGCGCGGCGGATCTCGAGGCTCCGTCCGAAGAGAGCGGCCGCGCGCGCGTACCCTCCCCCCCGGGCAACCGCGCGCGCGAGCTGGTGAAGCGACGCCGCGATCGTCGAGGGGTCGGCCCCGCGCTCCTCGTGGAGCGCCAGGACCTTCGCGTAAAGATCGGCGGCCTCCTTGAAATCGCCGCTCTTCTCGTAGAGCCCGGCAAGCGTCTGCGTGAGGGACGCCTGCGTCTCAGGCTGCCCCGAGAGGGTCTCGACTTGCTTCGCCGCGTGATCGAGGAGACGGCGGACTGTCAGCTCGGAGCCGTGGCCGGGCTCGGCGATCTCGAACATTCCGACCAGCATCGACGCGATGCGTGACGCGCGGTCGCGCTCGTCGCGCGCGCGGGCGGCGGAAACCCACGCCAGGATGGCCGAGGCCGTGATCGCGATCATCGCGAGGAGGCCGAGCGCGGTCCCCGCCCGGTGCCTCGAGACGAATTTGCCCGCGACATACGCCAGCTTCTCGGGGCGCGCTTTCACCGGATGGCCGGTCAGGAAGCGTTCGATATCCTCTCGCAGCTCGGCGACGGTGGCGTACCGGCGCGACGCATCCTTCCGGAGCGCCTTGAGGACGATCGTGTCGAGATCCCCCCGAAGCCAGCGTCCCGAGGCGGCCGACCGGGTGGCGGCGCTCGGGCGGGGAGGCTCGAGGCTGCAGATCCGCCGCTCGATCTCGGCGAGCGGCATCGCGGGGTCGATCGCGTAGGGCTTCGAACCCGTGAGCATCTCGTAGAGAAGGACGCCGAGCGAGTATACGTCGCTCGCCGTCGTCACCGGATCTCCGCGGATCTGCTCCGGGCTGGCGTACGAAGGAGTCAGCATCCTGAGCGGGGCGAGCGTGCGTTCCGCCGCCGCGGCGCCGGGGCGAGCCTCCTCGAGGAGCTTCGCCACTCCGAAGTCGACGAGCTTCGGCACCCCCTCAGGGGTGACGAGGATGTTCCCGGGCTTCAGGTCGCGATGCACGATGAGATGGCGGTGGGCGTGCTCGACGGCACCGCAGACGACGAGGAAGAGCCCGAGGCGCGCGCGCCCGCGGAGGGCGCCGCGCTCGCAGAACTCGAGGAGCGGGATCCCGTTCACATGCTCCATGACGAGATACGGCTCGCCGTCGTCCGTCGTCCCGCCGTCGTAGAGCCGCGCGATGTTCGGGTGATCGAGCTGCGCGAGGATCTGGCGCTCCGCCTTCAGCCGATCCAGGAGGACCCGGTGCGAGATGCCGGAGTGCAGGAGCTTGATCGCGACGACGGCCTCGTATTGCGCGTCGTCGCGACGCCCGAGGAATACGGTCCCCGTCCCCCCCTCGCCGAGGATCTCCGTGAGGCGGTAAGGGCCCACGCGCGATCCTAGTCGCGAGGCGGCGAGGGCAATGGTCATGGTGGCCGCTCCGTCCCGCACGATCGACTCGAGGTACTCGGGAGGCCGCGCCTCCGCGCGGATCAGCCGCGCGAGCTCCTCGCCGAGCACCGGGTCCGCCGCGCACCGGCGCGCGGCGAAGCCGATCCGCTCCGCGGGCGGGAGGGCCGTCGCCTCGAGGAAGAGCGACTCGAGCTGCCTCCAGCGCTCGGGGGTCACGGAGGCGAGTCCCGGAGCATCCGATCGCAGAGCCAGGCGCGCGCCATGCGCGTGTCGTTGACGACCGTCGGCACGGACACCTTGAGGACGTCCGCCGTCTCCTCCACGTCCAGCCCCGCGAAGAACCGTAGCTCGATCACGCGGGCCTTCCTCTCGTCGAGGGCGCGCAGGACGTCGAGCGCCTCCCCGAGCGCGACGAGATCGATGAGGCCGTCCGCCGTCTGCGACGGGGCCTGTTCCAGGGGAACGCGACGCGCTCCTCCTCCGCGCCGGCCGGCCACGATCCGCCGGGCGTGGTCCACCAGCACGTGCCGCATCAGCCGAGCCATGAGGGCGAAGAAATGCCGCCGGTCCTCGATCTCCTGCGGGATCCCGCGCGCCAGGCGGAGGTAGGTTTCATGGATGAGCGCCGTCGGCTCGAGCGTGTGATTGGCGCGCTCGCGCCGCATGGACAGGCCGGCGATCTTCCGCAGCTCCGCGTAGACGAGCGGCATCATCTCGCCCAGCGCCGCCGCGTCACCCCCGCCCCACCGCGCGAGGAGGACCGTGATCTCCCCCGCGTGCGGCGGCTCATTCCCTTCGAGCATCCGGCCGGTCCCCCTCGGGTACGGCGCTCCCGGGGCTAACCCTGCGCCGTTCGGCCCCGGAGCGAGGATACCAGATGGGGTCGCGGGGAGAGCCGGACCGTTCAGGGCGCGCCCGCCCGCCGGATCTTCGGGGGCGGCTCGCACCCCGAGCTCCCCGTCTCGCAGAGCAGGAGCTCGAAGTCGCCGCGCGCCGCGCTGTCGGAGGTGACCCTGACGAAGTACGGCTGTCCCGCCACCGCCTGAAAAGTCATCCGGGCCTGCGCGCCGAACGTGCCGCAGTTCGGGTAGTCCTCCGAGCAGCCGACCTCGGCCAGGAAGGGCGCCCCGCAGTCGGTGTGCACCGACACCTGCGAATCGAACGACGCCGACGTCCCGCACATCGAGAGCGTGACCGGGCCGCCGGCGGCCGAGACGTAGCGGTACCACACGTCGGGGAGGTCGTCGGTCCCGTTGTCGCACCTCGACTCGATCGCCGGGATCGTCGATGTCGCGCCGAACGTCGTGCCGAAGTTGCGCCCCGGGAGAATCGTCCCCGCCGCCGCACACGTATCGGCCTCGCCGCTGATCCACCCCGGCGCGGCGTCCCGCAGCCAGCAGTGCATCCGCCCCAGCTGCTGAGAGGTGAAGTGATCGCGGCAGGGTCCGTTCAGCGCCCCAAAGCCCATGAAATTCTCGAAGTCGAATCCCAGGGACGTCCAAGCGCCTCCGTTCAGGAAGCACGGGTTGATGAGGCCCGACGTCGCGCAGAACGTCGGATCGGTCGCGAAGGTGTCGCGGCAGAAATCGCCGACGAAGTCCGCGGCGAGGCTCGTAACCTGGTGCTGGTTCTCCCAGCACGGGCCGCACTGCGACTCCCCTTCCGCCGTCGTCCCACCACGGTGCGTGTGGTAGAGGCCGAGGGCGTGCCCGATCTCGTGCGTGAGCACGGCGCGGCCGAGACCGAACTCGCGGAAGTCGACGACGATGCCTCCGTGCGGCTGGAGGGCGAGGGGATCCCACGGGTAGGTGGAGAGTCCGCGGAGCCCGGTGACCGACGGGCTCATGTCGGTGACGTAGACGTTCAGGAGGGTCTGCGGGCTCCGCGCGTACAGATCTTTCATCGGAAAGTCGTCGGGGTTCGGAAAGTTGAAGTTCGTCAGCGTCATGAATCGGGAATCGTTGATGAACCGGACGAAGGGAATGAAGCGGATCCTCGAGTCGACCCCCTGATGGTTCAGGTCGGCGTAGTCGATGTTCAGGAAGGTCATCGCGTTCGTCACCAGGGCGGGCGTCGCGCGGCAGGAGGTCCCCGCGTCATTGCAGAAGACGTTGATCTGGAGTGTGACCGCCGTCACGGGGGCCGAGGAGGAGGGGATGTGCTGGTCGCGCATGTTTGGGTCGTCGCACGACCCGTTCCTCTGGCACCCGAGCGAGTCCAGCGCGAGGCCTGAGGAAGGGGAGCCGGAGGCGACCCACCTCTGGTGAGTCCCGCAGGGGACCGGCTCCTCCTCCTGCGCGATCGCCACCCCCGTTCCGGCGAGACAAGCGGCGAGGACGGCCGCCCACGCCAGCGACCCGCCTGCTCTCACTCGACCCCCTCGTGCGCCCATCTCCCCCACCTTTTCTCCCGGAGACACCGGGAACGACCGACCCGCACCCCGTCACCCTCGAAGGCGCGAAAACCGCGCGCCGGAGATAACCGTTCCGGAGTTTCAGGGTACCGTCGGGCAGATCGCCACGACGTCGTAGAAGTAGACCGACCCGGAGTTCGGTGCGACCCCGTCGTCGCCGAAAGCCCCGACCATGAGGGTCTTCCCACGTACCGAGACCGCGATGCCGAACCCGTCACCGGGGGCGATGTCGCTCGACTGGAAGTGCGCCAGGAGCTGCCACGCGCCCGTCGTGGGATTTCTCCGATAGGCGTGCGCGTGGCCGAAAGCCGACGGGAGCTCCTCGTTCCCGAGGATCACCGTCGAGCCGGCGATGGCGACCTGCGTCCCGAAGTAGTCCTGGTTCCCGCCGTTCGGGTCCACGAGCTTCGCCTTCTGGATCCAGGCGCCCGCCCCGTTCCTCTCGAAGACGTAAGCGGCTCCCTTGAAGAGCTGCTGCGAGCCGGCCGGACTGTCGTCGTCGCCGTAGGCGCCGGCGACGAGGAACGTGCCGCTCACCGCCACGTTCCGCCCGAAGACATCGAATGCCTTGCCGTCCGCCGCGAAGATCTTCGATTCGATCCATGACGTCCCGTTGAAGGCGTACGTGTACGCCGCGCCGGCGTCGAGCCCCAGCGTGTGATCGTGTGTGATGCCGACGACGATCGTGTTCCCGTCCACGGCGACGTCGTTCCCGTAGAACCGGGAGTCGATTCCGGCTCCGTCCCCCGCGTGAAGCTTGGAGGTCTGCGTCCAGGTCGTCCCCGTGCGGTCGAAGACGTACGCGGCCCCCGCGTCCGACGCGATGTCGTCGTCGTTCGTCGCTCCGGCCACGAGCCGGTCGCCGCGCAGATCGACGGCGAACCCGAATTGGTCGCCGATGGGCCCGATCTGGGGCCCGGGATCGATCGCGGTCACGAACGCCTCGAGGCCCCAGATCCCCGCAACGTTGCGCCGGTAGACGTAGACGGCGCCGGTGCGCGGGAGACCGGCCAGGGTCGTCCCGGGGGCGCCGACCGCGACCGTGTCGCCGCTGATCGCGACCGACTGGCCGAAGAGATCCCCCAGTTGCGACGGCAGCGGCCTCAGCTTCGCCTCCTGGTTCCAGACGCCGCCCGCATCCTTGTGGTAGACGTAGATCGCGCCGGCGTTCGGCACGCCGTCGTCGTCGTCCCCGGGCGCCGCCGCGACGGCGAAGTCCCCGTCGACGTCCACCGCCTGGCCGAAGAACCCTCCGAGGTTCCCGTCGGAGGGGCTGATCTTCGTCTCGTTCGTGAGCTGTTCGGGACACTGGTACGGCGCGATCTGGACCGCGCGGGCGGCCGGACTCGCCAGGATGACGAGCGCCGCGGCGGCGACGCGGGTGAGCGTGCGGATGCGCATGGTGGCTCCTCCCCTTTCAGTTGTGGCCGGCGCGGCCGGCGTCGTGTCCGCCAGCGGCGCGAGCCGCGCGGTGTCACTCGTGATGGCGTGAAACCGGGGAGGCGGAGATAACGGGAGGCGTGCAAGAATGCGCGCGAGGAGGTGAATCATGCGCAAAGGGATGACATGGCTGGTCGCGACGGTGCTCGTGGCCTTGATCGCGCCGGCGCGCGCCGCCGTGATGACGCGCGAGATCGAGTACCGGCAGGGTGAGACGGTCCTCCAGGGGTTCGTCGCGTGGGACGACGCCCTCAAGGACAAACGCCCCGGCGTCCTCGTGGTTCACGAGTGGTGGGGGCACAACGAGCACGCGCGGAACCAGGCCCGAAGGCTTGCCGAGGCGGGGTACGTCGGGTTCGCCCTCGACATGTACGGCAAGGGAAAGGTCGCGACGCATCCGGCGGACGCCCAGGCCTTCGTGGCGGAGGCGACGAAAGATCCGCAGGTCGTCACCGCGCGCTTCAACGCGGCGCTTTCGGAGCTGAAGAAAGATCCTCACGTCGATCCCTCGCGCATCGCCGCGATCGGCTACTGCTTCGGCGGGAGCGTCGTCATGGGTCAGGCGCGCGCGGGGGCGGACCTCGCGGCCGTGGTGACTTTCCACGGCGCGATCGGCACGAAGACTCCCGCGGCTAAAGGGATGGTGAAGGCGCGGATCCTCGTCCTCACCGGCGAGGACGACCCGATGGTCCCGGCGGCGACGGTCGAGGCGTTCAAGAAAGAGATGGCGGAGGCGGGGGCGAAGTTCGAGGTGGTGTCGTATCCGGGGGCCAAGCACAGCTTCACGAACCCCGACGCCGCGAAGGCCGGCATGGCCGCGCTCGCCTACGACGCCGACGCGGACGCGAAGTCGTGGGCGGCGATGCTGAAGATGTTCAGGGAGATCTGGGGGTAGAGGGGGCGGGGGCTGATCAGTTGGACGCGTCACCGTCCAGTCCGAGAATCCTGGCGGTCTCCGTTCAGAATTCGCATGAAGTCCTCCGCGCCCAAGGGATGACCAAACTGTTCCATGGCCGCGCGGTATTCACATGTCGCGAGAGCGCCAGTTTGTACGAGACACTTCAGGAAGGAGCACTGACCGCCTCCCAGAGAATGCCTGCGATGAGGAGAGATCGAGTGAGTCCCCCGACGGCGTGTAGGCCGCCCCGAAACCGCTCAAGCCGCGACGATCTTGCCGCAATCCGAATGCTTAGATGGAGCGCCGCGCCTGAAATGACGAGCGCACTTTCAAGGCTACTTCCGTGCGCCCACCGACGCAGCGACAGTGCCACGGCAACAACTAGACACGCGACATCCACCCGCGCCGCCTTCACCAGGTTCACTCTCCTGAGTGGTGACTCTTCCCGTGTGCTCTCCATCGATTCATATGAATGCGCAACGGTTCATGTTCGCCAGGCATCCTCGTTGAGCTCCGACCCGCGATTCCCGATGAGCGCGGGCGGGGCGCTTGGGCAATACGAAGTCCAATGATCGCCTGTGCACATCGTCGGCGTGGCCGGCGCGCATGTTCGGTCATCCTCCCCACTGTGAGATTCCGTCGCTACCTGCATCCCCTCGTCAACCCGTACGCGAGGAACGCGAGCGCGCCCAGGAGCCCGAACAGAAAGTGGGTGACGAGCAGCGACGGTCTCAATCGGCCAACCGCCACTCCCTTGACGATCGACACTAAGAACCACGCGACCGGAATTATGACGATGAGGAGCACAGCGTCGCGCGCCGCGTTCACCTGAGCGCCTTCTCGGCCTCCTCGATCCACTCCCGCGCTTCCGCGTCCCCACCGCGCAGGGCGTCGCGCGACAGATCGAGCGCGCGCTCGTACTCCCCCCGACTCCCCGCCCTGTCCCCCGTTCCCGCCAGCGCCTCCCCGAGCGCGAGGTGGTTGGGCGCGAAATCCGGTCTCAGCTCCACCGCCTTCCGCGCGTGCTCGAGCGCGAGGTCCGGATCCCCCGGACCGGCCGGCCAGCCGGGCGCCCTCGCGTAGAGCAGCGCGAGCGCTCGATCGGGCCCCCCCTCCTCCATCCCGGGGTCGGCCGCGGCCGCCCTCTGGAACGCCGCCTCGATCTTCGGCAGCGCGTCGAGAGCCGTCGTCCGCCGCTCCCGGGCCTGGACTCCGAGAGCCGCCCCCAGCCAGAAATCACACGCGGCGCTCCCCGGGGCCGTCCGCCCGCACCACTGGGCCGACTGCACCGCGAGTGTCGCGGCCTCCTCCCGACCCTTCCCCGTCGTCTCGTGATCGGCGAGCCACACGCCGGCGCGCGCCGCCCCGATGAGGCCCTCGATGCGGTTCGCGTCGCCCCGGGCGGCCGCAAGCCAGGTCTCGGAGGCGTCGTGCACACTGGGAAGAGTCCGGCGAGCATACAGGAACTCGGCCCTCGAAAGAAGCTCCGGGACGGCCGTCTCCGCGGGCTCGAGGGTGTCGGCCCCGCCGAGCGTGGCGAGAGGAGGGGGCTCGCGGAGCGCCCTCACGCAGCCGGGGGTCGCGAGGAGGGAGAGGGAGGCGAGGGCGAGAGCGCGAGGAAACGTCACCGGCCTGCGGGGGCGGTGAAGGTCTTGAGGAGCGCGTCGAGGGCGGCGGCATCGGCGGGCTCGAACCCCTTCATCCGAAGCTCCTTGAGGACGGCGACCCCCGAAGGCGATCCGGACAGGCCCGCGAGGGCGGCCAGGAGCTTCGAGAGATCGGCCCCGGCGACGCGATCACCGACCGAGCAGAGAAGCGTTCCGGGGAGGGAGTTCGAGCGCGCGACGACCTCGAGATCCGCGGCGAAGGGGAGCGAGGCGAGCGCGTCGGTCTGCTCGCCGTCGAGGAGGACCGCCACCTTCTCCCCCGCGGCCGCCCGCCTCAGCGCCGACAGCGGGCGCGGGGTGAAGGTGATCTTCGCGTCCGCCGGAAGAGATCCCCAGCCGCCGAGCGCGACAGCCGAGACGAAGGCGGGGGCGTACCCCGGAACTCCGGTGACCTCCCACCTCGCGAGGGCGGCAGCCCGCGGGATCGATCCCTTCTTCGCCACGAGGCTCCAGACCTGCGTCGCCCCTTTCTCCTGGACCACCTGGAGCTTCGGCGCCAGCGCCAGATCGCGCGCGTGCCTGAGGTAGAAAGGCAGGGGGACGAGTGCGAGCCCGGCGTCTCCCCTGCCGAGCCGTGCGATCCCCCCCTCCTCGGTCTCGTAGTAGGCCGCCTCCATCGCGCCGCCTCCGGGAAGGGACGCGGCCCTGGTGATCTCGCCGGCCAGGGCGTCCATCGTCGGCTTCGCCTGCTCGGTGTTTCCGGGAAAACCAGGGGCGCAGACGACGAGGGCGACGCGCGCGCCGGTCGCCGCGGCGAGCGCGGAGACCGCAAGCGCGAGAGCGCCGGCGAGGAGGGGGCGCAGGAGCGAACGGAGGCGCACCACGGGCGCATCATAACGCGGTGGCCTCACCGCTTCACGAGCCTGAAGGCGACGAGCATGTTCGGCAGGACGATCGTCGCCGTGACGATGCACGAGCCGAGGCCGAGGAGGAGAACCGTCCCCAGGCTCGCGAGCCCGCGGTGCGACGCGAGCGCGAGGCTCCCGAAGCCGAGCATCGTCGTCAGGCCGGCGATGAGGATGGCGCGCCCCGTGTGCCGGAGGACGAGCGTCATTCCCCCCTCTCCCTCCGCGCGCATCCGGTGGATGATGTGCACCCCGGTGTCGATCCCGACGCCGAGGATGAGGGGGATCGCGACGAGGTTCGCGAAGTTGTAAGAGAGATCCAGGAGGCGCATCCCTCCCATCATCCACACCACCCCCATCAGCTTCGGGATGAGCGCGAGGAAGGTGTCCTTCACGTTGCCGAACTTCGCGTACAGGAGCACCAGGACGAGGATCCCGGCGGCCGTCGCCGCCCGGTGGAAGCCGGAGGTGATCCGGCCGGTCATGCTCTGGAAGACGATCGGAAAGCCGAGCGCGTCGGCGGAGAGCCGGCGGCTCCCCGCCACGAACCTGTCGAGGAACGGGGGATCGAAGACGTTTCCCTTCGGGTAGACGTACGCGAAGAAGCGGCCGTCCTGTTTCACGAAGTGATCGCGCGCCTCGGCCGGAAGGTCCTTGGGGGCCGGCGGCTCGGTCCGGGAGGCGCGCCTCAGATCCTCGAGCGCACGGCCCGCCCACGCGAGAAGCCTTCGCTCCCCGTCCTCCCACGCCGCCTCGCTGCCGGGGGGGGCGGCGGCGACCTGCGCGCGCGCCGACTCCGCCTCCGCGCGCGCCCCCTCGAGCGGGCCGGCGAGAGCGCCGAGGCCGGCGCCGAACGCGGCCTCCCCCGCCTGCGCGAAGGCCTCCTCGAGCCGCCGGAACGAGGCCTCGAGCGCCGGCCGATTGGCGGCGGCGACCTTCGAGGGGAGCTTCACGCCGTCGAGGAAGGCGCGCAGATCCGAGACCGCGGCGCGCGAGGCGGCGGGGTCGTCGGGCATCAGCTCGAGCGCGGAGTCCACGCGCTCGATCGCCGGGTCGGCGGCGGCGCGATCCCGGATGTCGCGGAGCGCCGCGATGTCCGGGGCGACGACCACGGTGAAGTTCGGCGAGAGGTTCGACTCGAGGATCATCCGGTTCTGGTACCGGACCGACTCGGAGTTCCGCGGCAGGAGAGCGAGGATGTTGGGATCGAAGCCGACGCCGAGGGCCTCCCATCCGAGAACCGCGGTCAGCGCCAGCGAGAGGATCGTCACGGTCCACGGGTGGCGGCACACGAGCCCCGCGCCCCGCTCGACCCACAGCCTGTCCACCGCCGCAAGCGCGTCCTGGCCCCTCCCCTCGCGATCCCGCGCGTGTCGCCAGCGGCCGTAGAGGATGAGGATCGCGGGCAGCGCGAGGAGCGAGGCGAGGAGGCACAACAGCACGCCGATCCCGGCGACGAGCCCCAGCTCGGCGAACCCCTTGAACTTCATGAGAAGGATTGAGAGGAACGCCGCCGACGTCGTGACCGCCCCGACGGTCACCGCCGCGCCCGTCGCGAGATAGGCCTTCCGGATCGCGGCGGCGGGGTCGAGAGAGTGCGCCCCCTGCAGCTCGTACTCGGAGACGGGGTGAATCCCGTAGGCGATGCCGAGGCCGACCAGCGTCGAGATGAACGACGACGTGATGAGGTTCAGATACCCGAGCTCGAGCTTCACGGCCCCGAAGGCCCACGCGACGCCGATGGCGAGGGAGGCGAGGACGAGGAGCGCGTGGCTCTTCCACCGGAAGACGAAGAGCGTGAGGAGCGTGACCCCCGCCGCCGCCACGCACGACGTGAACCAGGTGTCGCGCTGGACCACCTCCATCTCCTCGACCGTGGTGGCCGGCTCGCCGGTGAACGCGACGTGGAAACCCGGGGAGGACCGCGAGATCGCCGCGGCGCGCGCGCGGATCGAACCCACGAGCTCCTCGAGGACCGGCAGGGAATCGTCCCTGCTCTTCGGGGAGATCAGGATGAAGAGGGTCTTCCGGTCGCGCGTCGTGAGGTACCCGCGCGCGGCGATCTCCGGCCGGTCGCCGGCGAGGCTGACGAGGGGCGGCTCCGCCTCGAGCGCCGCGACCGATCCGGCGGGATCGGCGAGGAACTTCCGCTCGAGCCTGAGGAACTCGGTGAGCTGCTCGATCCCCTGCGCCGCCTCGGCGGCGTCGGGAACCGACCCTCCCTCCGTGAGCCCCTTCTCGAGCCGCGCGGCGAGGGCGTTGTTGACGCCGTCGAGGCCGGTGAGTGCCGGCATGAGGTCGAAGCTGGCCTGCTCCTTGCGCGCCGCCGCCACCGCCTGGTGGATCCACGCGGGGGGGGCGAGGTGGAACCCCCGCTCGAGATACCAGTCGAGGCTGGCCCTGTGGAAGACGTGCTCGACGTGAGGGTCCTTCGCGAAGTCCGCGGCGAGGAGATCCGCGAAGCGGCGCAGGTCGTCGGGCGGCTTGTCGACCCCCGGCGCCGCCTCGACGCAGGCGATGAGATCGAGCGCGCCGCCCGTCTCCTCGAGGAAGGCGTCGAAGCGCCTCTGGTCGGGATCGTCCGGGGGCGCGAGGTCGGCGCGCGACGTGCGGAACTCGACCTGCGACCCGAGGGCGAGGGCCAGCGCCGTGGCGCCGATCCCGAACCCGAGCGCCCGCCCGGGGTGCGCGAGGATCGCGTCCAGGAGCTTCGCGAGGATCCTGTGGAGCACGCGTCAGGCCTCCGCGGGTCAGCCCAGCGTCCCGCCGGGCTCGAGGGCGACGATCTCGAGGCCGTCGATCCCGGCCGTCTCCCGCCGCAGCGCCTCGGGGGTCCCGGTGAGGGCGTCGAAGGTGGCGAAGTGCATCGGCACGACCCTCTTCACGCCGAGCAGCCGGATCGCGTACGCCGCCTCGCGCGGCGACATCGTGTACAGATCGCCGATCGGGATCAGCGCGAGATCGGGGCGGTAGAGCTCGCCGATGATCCTCATGTCCCCGAAGACGTTCGTGTCCCCCGCGTGGTAGACGCGCGCGCCGCCGGGCAGGTGCACGACGTAGCCGCACGGCTCGCCGCCGTACACGACGACGTCGCGCCCGCGATCGTCCACGTCGGCGATTCCGCACGAGTGATCCGCGCTCACCATCGTGACCTTCACGTCGCCCAATTCCTGCGTCCCCCCCTTGTTCATCGGGCGCGTCCTCTCGACCCCCTTCGACTTCAGCCAGAGGCACGTCTCGTACACGGCGACGACGTCGCACCGGTGCTTCTTCGCGAGGGCGACGGCGTCGCCGATGTGATCGCCGTGGCCGTGGGTGATCAGCATCAGGTCGACCCGA comes from the Acidobacteriota bacterium genome and includes:
- a CDS encoding tetratricopeptide repeat protein; this translates as MTPERWRQLESLFLEATALPPAERIGFAARRCAADPVLGEELARLIRAEARPPEYLESIVRDGAATMTIALAASRLGSRVGPYRLTEILGEGGTGTVFLGRRDDAQYEAVVAIKLLHSGISHRVLLDRLKAERQILAQLDHPNIARLYDGGTTDDGEPYLVMEHVNGIPLLEFCERGALRGRARLGLFLVVCGAVEHAHRHLIVHRDLKPGNILVTPEGVPKLVDFGVAKLLEEARPGAAAAERTLAPLRMLTPSYASPEQIRGDPVTTASDVYSLGVLLYEMLTGSKPYAIDPAMPLAEIERRICSLEPPRPSAATRSAASGRWLRGDLDTIVLKALRKDASRRYATVAELREDIERFLTGHPVKARPEKLAYVAGKFVSRHRAGTALGLLAMIAITASAILAWVSAARARDERDRASRIASMLVGMFEIAEPGHGSELTVRRLLDHAAKQVETLSGQPETQASLTQTLAGLYEKSGDFKEAADLYAKVLALHEERGADPSTIAASLHQLARAVARGGGYARAAALFGRSLEIRRAIRGGRTPEVASTLNARALALHELGRFDEAETLYRESLALDTELLGAGHEHTMLVRGNLALLLHDTGKPVEAESLYRAILASIESSASGGGDEQEAEMRDGLGLALFAQGRFEEAAGAALQALEIRRKLYGAEHYLVARSMSHLGVALVRRGRLAEAEALVAPAADQRRRLLGERHMEYAESLVAEGLLLAAEGRPLASIDLLDRAVEIYRVALGPRHPLVAETLVELGRSQRTAGREDTACQSFAAAREIYSERDPRAAQAGIELASCR
- a CDS encoding sigma-70 family RNA polymerase sigma factor encodes the protein MLEGNEPPHAGEITVLLARWGGGDAAALGEMMPLVYAELRKIAGLSMRRERANHTLEPTALIHETYLRLARGIPQEIEDRRHFFALMARLMRHVLVDHARRIVAGRRGGGARRVPLEQAPSQTADGLIDLVALGEALDVLRALDERKARVIELRFFAGLDVEETADVLKVSVPTVVNDTRMARAWLCDRMLRDSPP
- a CDS encoding dienelactone hydrolase family protein: MTWLVATVLVALIAPARAAVMTREIEYRQGETVLQGFVAWDDALKDKRPGVLVVHEWWGHNEHARNQARRLAEAGYVGFALDMYGKGKVATHPADAQAFVAEATKDPQVVTARFNAALSELKKDPHVDPSRIAAIGYCFGGSVVMGQARAGADLAAVVTFHGAIGTKTPAAKGMVKARILVLTGEDDPMVPAATVEAFKKEMAEAGAKFEVVSYPGAKHSFTNPDAAKAGMAALAYDADADAKSWAAMLKMFREIWG
- a CDS encoding MMPL family transporter; amino-acid sequence: MLHRILAKLLDAILAHPGRALGFGIGATALALALGSQVEFRTSRADLAPPDDPDQRRFDAFLEETGGALDLIACVEAAPGVDKPPDDLRRFADLLAADFAKDPHVEHVFHRASLDWYLERGFHLAPPAWIHQAVAAARKEQASFDLMPALTGLDGVNNALAARLEKGLTEGGSVPDAAEAAQGIEQLTEFLRLERKFLADPAGSVAALEAEPPLVSLAGDRPEIAARGYLTTRDRKTLFILISPKSRDDSLPVLEELVGSIRARAAAISRSSPGFHVAFTGEPATTVEEMEVVQRDTWFTSCVAAAGVTLLTLFVFRWKSHALLVLASLAIGVAWAFGAVKLELGYLNLITSSFISTLVGLGIAYGIHPVSEYELQGAHSLDPAAAIRKAYLATGAAVTVGAVTTSAAFLSILLMKFKGFAELGLVAGIGVLLCLLASLLALPAILILYGRWRHARDREGRGQDALAAVDRLWVERGAGLVCRHPWTVTILSLALTAVLGWEALGVGFDPNILALLPRNSESVRYQNRMILESNLSPNFTVVVAPDIAALRDIRDRAAADPAIERVDSALELMPDDPAASRAAVSDLRAFLDGVKLPSKVAAANRPALEASFRRLEEAFAQAGEAAFGAGLGALAGPLEGARAEAESARAQVAAAPPGSEAAWEDGERRLLAWAGRALEDLRRASRTEPPAPKDLPAEARDHFVKQDGRFFAYVYPKGNVFDPPFLDRFVAGSRRLSADALGFPIVFQSMTGRITSGFHRAATAAGILVLVLLYAKFGNVKDTFLALIPKLMGVVWMMGGMRLLDLSYNFANLVAIPLILGVGIDTGVHIIHRMRAEGEGGMTLVLRHTGRAILIAGLTTMLGFGSLALASHRGLASLGTVLLLGLGSCIVTATIVLPNMLVAFRLVKR
- a CDS encoding metal-dependent hydrolase, which gives rise to MSPSSSFSLTWLGHSTFRLTASTGTVVLIDPWVAGNPACPPALKALDRVDLMLITHGHGDHIGDAVALAKKHRCDVVAVYETCLWLKSKGVERTRPMNKGGTQELGDVKVTMVSADHSCGIADVDDRGRDVVVYGGEPCGYVVHLPGGARVYHAGDTNVFGDMRIIGELYRPDLALIPIGDLYTMSPREAAYAIRLLGVKRVVPMHFATFDALTGTPEALRRETAGIDGLEIVALEPGGTLG